A window from Bacteroidota bacterium encodes these proteins:
- a CDS encoding SCO family protein, whose amino-acid sequence MSISKKTFYILFFSGLIVAFYFIITSLVPEFKRSKLTPISRAKPFFFTNQEGKQVTEKDVAGKVFVASYFFTTCRGICPEMNGNLKKVYERFKGEKDFLILSHTSDPEVDSVPRIKRYADSIGADPANWIFLTGRKDSLYNMARFAYAVDDPANNLKSIDDDFLHTQFWALVNKRGEVFKIYDGLKMDEVNSLIRDIEKTLKD is encoded by the coding sequence ATGAGCATAAGCAAAAAAACATTTTACATCTTATTCTTTTCGGGTCTTATTGTGGCGTTCTATTTTATTATTACCTCACTTGTTCCTGAGTTTAAGAGATCTAAGCTGACGCCGATCAGCCGGGCTAAACCTTTCTTTTTCACCAACCAGGAAGGAAAACAGGTAACAGAAAAAGATGTGGCCGGTAAAGTGTTTGTAGCAAGCTATTTTTTTACCACTTGCCGGGGTATTTGTCCGGAAATGAATGGGAATCTTAAAAAAGTGTATGAACGATTCAAAGGTGAAAAGGATTTTTTGATACTATCACATACAAGCGATCCGGAAGTGGATTCTGTACCGAGGATAAAACGTTATGCAGATTCTATTGGTGCTGATCCGGCGAACTGGATCTTTCTCACAGGTCGTAAGGATAGTTTATATAACATGGCCCGGTTTGCTTATGCTGTTGATGATCCGGCCAATAATTTAAAAAGTATTGACGATGATTTTTTACATACTCAGTTCTGGGCTTTAGTAAATAAAAGAGGGGAAGTATTTAAAATATATGATGGATTAAAAATGGATGAAGTAAATAGTCTTATACGTGATATTGAAAAAACATTAAAAGATTAA
- a CDS encoding M3 family oligoendopeptidase, whose product MNYSADIKKLPRHFLPGTLEIKNWEVLEPYFKNLDDRGLNSQADLEQWLKDSSELEAAISEDACWRQVRATCDTENKEYENAFNYFMMEIQPKIQPWADKLNRKLIASPLTKELDQKKYFTFLRNIKKSIDLFREENIPLQAELSVEAQKFGMIAGKMTVNVNGQEYTLQQAAKFLEDPDRKLREEVYRKVNDRRLQDKDQLNELYSKLVDKRNKVAHNTGFKNYRDFRFAELGRFDYTPADCFLFHDAVKQHVLPLINSIYEGKKKKLGLDTLRPWDIDAEPEGTEPLRPFKNGEELTQKTIACFDELGTFLGDCLRKMKELGHFDLESRKGKAPGGYNMPLAESGAPFIFMNAAGTLDDVTTMVHEGGHAIHSFLSHHLELSGFKEYPTEMAEVASMSMELMSMDKWTVFFDNKEELVRAKEQQLERVITILPWIAIIDKFQHWVYENPLHTLEERSENWLRILNEFASQVVDNSGLEEYRKYGWQRQLHLFEVPFYYIEYGIAQLGAIGMWMQYKENGKKALDNYLAGLNLGGTKTLPELFSAAGLRFDLSPQHIGSLMNFVKKELDSLTGA is encoded by the coding sequence ATGAATTATTCTGCTGATATCAAAAAACTCCCTCGTCATTTTTTACCTGGAACACTTGAAATAAAAAACTGGGAAGTATTGGAGCCATATTTTAAAAATCTCGATGATAGAGGGCTCAATTCACAAGCTGATTTGGAGCAGTGGCTGAAAGATAGCAGTGAACTGGAGGCCGCAATCAGCGAAGACGCATGCTGGCGTCAGGTTCGTGCTACTTGTGATACAGAGAATAAGGAGTATGAAAATGCTTTTAACTATTTTATGATGGAGATTCAGCCAAAGATCCAACCCTGGGCTGATAAGCTGAATAGAAAACTAATTGCTTCTCCTCTTACTAAAGAACTTGATCAAAAGAAGTATTTTACTTTTTTAAGAAATATTAAAAAGAGCATTGACCTTTTTCGTGAAGAAAATATTCCACTGCAGGCAGAACTAAGTGTCGAAGCACAAAAATTTGGAATGATCGCCGGCAAAATGACCGTGAATGTAAACGGGCAGGAATATACATTACAGCAAGCGGCTAAATTTTTAGAAGACCCTGATAGAAAACTGCGTGAAGAAGTTTACAGAAAAGTAAATGACCGCCGTCTTCAGGATAAAGACCAGCTCAATGAGTTGTACTCGAAGCTGGTAGATAAAAGAAATAAAGTTGCACATAATACCGGGTTTAAAAACTATCGTGACTTTCGTTTTGCAGAGCTGGGACGTTTTGATTACACGCCTGCTGATTGTTTTCTTTTTCATGATGCAGTTAAACAACATGTGCTTCCGTTGATCAATTCTATTTACGAAGGAAAAAAGAAAAAACTGGGATTAGATACTTTACGTCCGTGGGATATAGATGCAGAACCAGAAGGTACTGAGCCTTTGCGTCCTTTTAAAAATGGAGAAGAACTTACACAAAAAACGATTGCCTGTTTTGATGAGCTGGGAACCTTCCTGGGTGATTGCTTACGAAAAATGAAAGAGCTCGGGCATTTTGATCTTGAGAGCAGAAAGGGTAAAGCTCCCGGAGGTTACAATATGCCACTGGCTGAAAGCGGCGCCCCTTTTATTTTTATGAATGCAGCAGGAACGCTGGATGATGTAACCACGATGGTGCATGAAGGCGGCCATGCTATTCATTCTTTTCTCAGCCATCATCTTGAATTGAGCGGATTTAAAGAATATCCTACTGAAATGGCAGAGGTAGCGAGTATGAGTATGGAATTGATGAGTATGGATAAATGGACAGTTTTCTTTGACAATAAAGAAGAACTGGTACGGGCAAAAGAACAGCAACTGGAAAGAGTAATAACAATTCTTCCGTGGATAGCCATTATAGATAAGTTCCAACATTGGGTGTATGAAAACCCTTTGCATACATTAGAAGAAAGATCTGAAAACTGGTTGAGAATATTAAATGAATTCGCTTCACAAGTAGTAGACAATTCCGGCCTGGAAGAATACCGGAAATATGGATGGCAACGTCAGCTTCATCTTTTTGAGGTTCCTTTTTATTATATCGAATATGGAATAGCTCAATTAGGGGCAATAGGCATGTGGATGCAGTATAAAGAGAATGGGAAAAAGGCTCTCGATAACTATCTGGCAGGGCTAAACCTTGGTGGTACCAAGACCCTTCCCGAACTGTTTTCTGCTGCCGGCCTGCGTTTCGATCTTTCACCCCAGCATATTGGCAGCCTGATGAATTTTGTTAAAAAGGAACTCGATAGTTTAACAGGAGCATAA
- a CDS encoding transcriptional repressor — protein sequence MQVDQILKSNNLSVTDTRKKILGLFIGKEGALAHADIEKGAGEKFDRVTVYRTLQVFVDKGIIHTIPTPDNSIKYALCKDECSEGHHHDHHIHFQCKECGTTYCLDEVTTPEIKLPKGYSPEQIEVVISGVCKNCMA from the coding sequence ATGCAGGTTGATCAGATATTAAAGTCAAATAATCTAAGTGTTACTGACACCCGGAAAAAAATTTTGGGTCTTTTTATTGGGAAAGAAGGCGCATTGGCGCATGCAGATATTGAAAAAGGTGCCGGAGAAAAATTTGATCGGGTAACTGTATATCGTACCCTGCAAGTATTCGTTGATAAAGGAATTATTCATACAATTCCAACTCCTGATAATTCGATAAAGTACGCATTATGTAAAGATGAATGTTCAGAAGGTCATCATCATGATCATCATATCCATTTTCAATGCAAGGAATGTGGCACCACTTACTGTCTCGATGAAGTAACAACCCCGGAAATAAAACTTCCTAAAGGATATTCGCCGGAACAAATTGAAGTTGTGATTAGTGGCGTTTGCAAAAACTGTATGGCCTAA
- a CDS encoding MerC domain-containing protein, translated as MNFKINWDALGISASLACAIHCALLPMFLTSLPLFGINIIHNYWFEASMILLAMAIGGYSLYHGFKKHHHSSLPMLLFFSGLSFLFLKMFLPQYELWLLIPAVILIVSAHINNYRFCRVHNHAHSEDCDH; from the coding sequence ATGAACTTCAAAATCAATTGGGACGCATTAGGAATATCAGCCAGCCTGGCCTGTGCTATTCATTGCGCCCTGTTGCCAATGTTTTTGACCTCGCTGCCATTATTCGGGATTAATATTATTCATAATTACTGGTTTGAAGCAAGCATGATCTTACTCGCAATGGCGATTGGTGGCTATTCATTATATCATGGGTTTAAAAAACACCATCATAGCAGCTTGCCGATGTTATTATTTTTTTCGGGGCTGAGTTTTCTTTTTTTAAAAATGTTTTTACCTCAATATGAACTGTGGTTGCTGATCCCCGCAGTGATCTTAATTGTTTCAGCACATATAAATAACTACCGCTTCTGCAGAGTGCATAATCATGCTCATTCAGAAGATTGCGATCATTAA
- a CDS encoding nuclear transport factor 2 family protein: MKMLFLLLAMFCITTLFGQSKDEAAVRKVLSTQNEAWNRGDVVSFMKGYWENDSMMFIGKGGVTYGYKNTLANYKKNYPDTATMGKLTFTLISVKRLSEKYFRVVGKYYLTRSIGDASGHFTLLFEKINGEWVIIEDHSS; encoded by the coding sequence ATGAAAATGCTATTCTTACTCCTTGCAATGTTCTGCATAACAACTTTATTTGGCCAATCAAAAGATGAAGCGGCTGTTCGAAAAGTTTTAAGTACTCAAAATGAAGCATGGAACCGTGGCGATGTAGTTTCTTTTATGAAAGGTTATTGGGAAAACGATTCAATGATGTTTATTGGAAAAGGCGGAGTGACATATGGGTATAAAAACACACTTGCGAATTATAAAAAAAATTACCCCGATACCGCAACCATGGGTAAACTCACATTCACGTTGATTTCTGTAAAAAGATTATCAGAAAAATATTTTCGTGTAGTGGGCAAATATTATTTAACGAGAAGTATTGGTGATGCAAGCGGCCATTTTACGTTATTGTTTGAAAAGATAAATGGAGAATGGGTGATCATTGAAGACCACAGCAGTTGA